A single Populus alba chromosome 7, ASM523922v2, whole genome shotgun sequence DNA region contains:
- the LOC118030569 gene encoding NEP1-interacting protein-like 1 isoform X2, whose protein sequence is MEVYPCPSRFSMSSLSSFGNFVEKVKEVCNLAVSASIGNIFSAIFTFFFALVGTLLGAMTGALIGQETESGFVRGAAVGAISGAVFSIEVFESSLVLWQSDESGIVCVLYLIDVIASLLSGRLVRECIGPAMLSAVQSQMGAVETNFEEITNIFDTGGSKGLPGDSLEKIPKIKITSNNNGDATGEKVACSVCLQDFQLGETVRSLPHCHHMFHLPCIDKWLLKHASCPLCRRDQ, encoded by the exons ATGGAGGTTTATCCATGCCCATCTCGTTTTTCTATGTCTTCATTGTCTTCTTTTGGGAATTTTGTTGAAAAGGTAAAAGAAGTTTGTAACCTTGCTGTTTCTGCTAGCATTGGCAACATATTCTCTGCGATCTTCACCTTTTTCTTTGCATTAG TGGGCACTTTGTTAGGAGCCATGACTGGGGCATTGATAGGCCAAGAAACTGAAAGCGGATTTGTTCGAGGGGCTGCAGTTGGAGCCATATCCGGAGCTGTTTTCTCAATTGAAGTATTCGAGTCATCTCTTGTTCTTTGGCAATCAGATGAATCTGGGATTGTTTGTGTCCTCTACTTG ATTGATGTTATCGCAAGCCTTCTTAGTGGGCGACTTGTTCGTGAATGCATTGGTCCGGCAATGTTAAGTGCAGTACAAAGTCAG ATGGGTGCTGTGGAAACAAACTTTGAGGAGATCACAAACATCTTTGACACAGGTGGTTCCAAGGGATTGCCTGGAGATTCTCTTGAAAAGATACCGAAGATCAAAATCACAAGCAATAACAATGGAGATGCAACTGGAGAAAAAGTCGCTTGTTCAGTCTGCCTTCAG GACTTTCAGCTGGGAGAGACAGTTAGAAGCTTGCCTCATTGTCATCACATGTTTCACCTACCTTGCATAGATAAGTGGCTCCTTAAACATGCATCCTGCCCTCTGTGTAGAAGGGATCAGTGA
- the LOC118030569 gene encoding NEP1-interacting protein-like 1 isoform X1, with amino-acid sequence MEVYPCPSRFSMSSLSSFGNFVEKVKEVCNLAVSASIGNIFSAIFTFFFALVWKFLLKELALSNAVGTLLGAMTGALIGQETESGFVRGAAVGAISGAVFSIEVFESSLVLWQSDESGIVCVLYLIDVIASLLSGRLVRECIGPAMLSAVQSQMGAVETNFEEITNIFDTGGSKGLPGDSLEKIPKIKITSNNNGDATGEKVACSVCLQDFQLGETVRSLPHCHHMFHLPCIDKWLLKHASCPLCRRDQ; translated from the exons ATGGAGGTTTATCCATGCCCATCTCGTTTTTCTATGTCTTCATTGTCTTCTTTTGGGAATTTTGTTGAAAAGGTAAAAGAAGTTTGTAACCTTGCTGTTTCTGCTAGCATTGGCAACATATTCTCTGCGATCTTCACCTTTTTCTTTGCATTAG TTTGGAAGTTTTTGTTAAAGGAATTGGCATTGTCGAATGCAGTGGGCACTTTGTTAGGAGCCATGACTGGGGCATTGATAGGCCAAGAAACTGAAAGCGGATTTGTTCGAGGGGCTGCAGTTGGAGCCATATCCGGAGCTGTTTTCTCAATTGAAGTATTCGAGTCATCTCTTGTTCTTTGGCAATCAGATGAATCTGGGATTGTTTGTGTCCTCTACTTG ATTGATGTTATCGCAAGCCTTCTTAGTGGGCGACTTGTTCGTGAATGCATTGGTCCGGCAATGTTAAGTGCAGTACAAAGTCAG ATGGGTGCTGTGGAAACAAACTTTGAGGAGATCACAAACATCTTTGACACAGGTGGTTCCAAGGGATTGCCTGGAGATTCTCTTGAAAAGATACCGAAGATCAAAATCACAAGCAATAACAATGGAGATGCAACTGGAGAAAAAGTCGCTTGTTCAGTCTGCCTTCAG GACTTTCAGCTGGGAGAGACAGTTAGAAGCTTGCCTCATTGTCATCACATGTTTCACCTACCTTGCATAGATAAGTGGCTCCTTAAACATGCATCCTGCCCTCTGTGTAGAAGGGATCAGTGA
- the LOC118030569 gene encoding NEP1-interacting protein 2 isoform X3, translating into MEVYPCPSRFSMSSLSSFGNFVEKFLLKELALSNAVGTLLGAMTGALIGQETESGFVRGAAVGAISGAVFSIEVFESSLVLWQSDESGIVCVLYLIDVIASLLSGRLVRECIGPAMLSAVQSQMGAVETNFEEITNIFDTGGSKGLPGDSLEKIPKIKITSNNNGDATGEKVACSVCLQDFQLGETVRSLPHCHHMFHLPCIDKWLLKHASCPLCRRDQ; encoded by the exons ATGGAGGTTTATCCATGCCCATCTCGTTTTTCTATGTCTTCATTGTCTTCTTTTGGGAATTTTGTTGAAAAG TTTTTGTTAAAGGAATTGGCATTGTCGAATGCAGTGGGCACTTTGTTAGGAGCCATGACTGGGGCATTGATAGGCCAAGAAACTGAAAGCGGATTTGTTCGAGGGGCTGCAGTTGGAGCCATATCCGGAGCTGTTTTCTCAATTGAAGTATTCGAGTCATCTCTTGTTCTTTGGCAATCAGATGAATCTGGGATTGTTTGTGTCCTCTACTTG ATTGATGTTATCGCAAGCCTTCTTAGTGGGCGACTTGTTCGTGAATGCATTGGTCCGGCAATGTTAAGTGCAGTACAAAGTCAG ATGGGTGCTGTGGAAACAAACTTTGAGGAGATCACAAACATCTTTGACACAGGTGGTTCCAAGGGATTGCCTGGAGATTCTCTTGAAAAGATACCGAAGATCAAAATCACAAGCAATAACAATGGAGATGCAACTGGAGAAAAAGTCGCTTGTTCAGTCTGCCTTCAG GACTTTCAGCTGGGAGAGACAGTTAGAAGCTTGCCTCATTGTCATCACATGTTTCACCTACCTTGCATAGATAAGTGGCTCCTTAAACATGCATCCTGCCCTCTGTGTAGAAGGGATCAGTGA